One Labrus mixtus chromosome 22, fLabMix1.1, whole genome shotgun sequence genomic window carries:
- the dnajc2 gene encoding dnaJ homolog subfamily C member 2 — MLLEAREGDETFVFTAAAASVQVQVEPVGRWFEAFVRRRNRSTSTSFQELEEEQESSEEEEDEEFQLEEYPMLRTLDPKDWKNQDHYAVLGLTNMRYKATQKQIKAAHKLIVLKHHPDKRKAAGEQIVEGDNDYFTCITKAIEILSDPVKRRAFDSVDPTFDNAVPSKGEGKENFFDVFTAVFDRNARWSSKKHVPKLGTMESSFEEVDNFYSFWYNFDSWREFSYLDEEEKEKAECRDERRWIEKQNRASRAQRKKEEMNRIRTLVDMAYSIDPRIKKFKDDEKARKESEKKAKADAKKREQEERERARQAELEAARLVKEKEEEEAKQAAQLVKKEKEIQKKAIKKERQKLRTTCKNWNYFADDESDSVKMMEEVEKLCDRLELTSLQSLNEILAASSKDDSKTAVEKQVQEVNAQLQRERDAEVQARQTSRSADQASGGGGGGGGGKGWNEEDLQLLIKAVNLFPAGTNARWEVIANYMNLHSTSGMKRTAKDVINKAKNLQRLDPGQKDEINRKAFEKFKKEHTSVAPTIDNAAPSERFDAAGSDGNAASWTTEEQKLLEQALKTYPVSTAERWEKIAAAVPGRTKKDCMKRYKELVEMVKAKKAAQEQVATKSKK, encoded by the exons cctcTGTGCAGGTCCAGGTGGAGCCCGTGGGTCGCTGGTTCGAGGCCTttgtgaggaggaggaacagaagtACATCGACCTCCTtccaggagctggaggaggagcaggagtcctcagaggaggaagaggatgaggagttcCAGCTGGAGGAGTATCCAATGCTCCGCACCCTCGACCCCAAAGACTGGAAG AATCAGGATCACTATGCTGTCCTCGGCCTGACCAACATGAGGTACAAAGCCACgcagaaacaaatcaaagctGCCC ACAAATTAATCGTTCTGAAGCACCACCCAGACAAGAGGAAAGCTGCAGGAGAGCAGATCGTAGAGGGCGACAATGACTACTTCACCTGTATCACTAAAG CTATAGAAATCCTGTCGGACCCTGTGAAGAGGAGAGCCTTCGACAGTGTAGACCCAACCTTCGACAACGCCGTGCCTTCAAAGGGCGAAGGCAAAGAGAACTTTTTCGACGTCTTCACCGCAGTTTTCGACAGAAACGCCCGATGGTCTTCCAAAAAGCACGTTCCCAAACTGGGGACCATGGAGTCCTCTTTTGAAGAGGTCGATAACTTTTACTCCTTTTG GTACAACTTTGACTCCTGGAGGGAGTTCTCGTACCTcgatgaagaggaaaaagaaaaagctgaatg TCGAGACGAGAGGAGATGGATCGAGAAGCAGAATCGAGCCTCCAGAGctcagaggaagaaggaggagatgaacaGAATACGAACACTAGTTG ATATGGCGTACAGCATCGACCCTAGAATAAAGAAATTCAAAGATGATGAAAAAGCCCGGAAAGAGTCTGAGAAGAAAGCCAAAGCTGACGCCaagaagagagagcaggaggagagagagaga GCTCGTCAGGCGGAGCTGGAGGCCGCTCGTTtggtgaaggagaaggaggaggaggaggccaaaCAGGCGGCTCAGCTGgtcaaaaaggagaaagagatcCAGAAGAAGGCCATCAAGAAGGAGAGGCAGAAACTCAGGACGACCTGCAAG AACTGGAATTACTTTGCAGACGACGAATCTGACAGTGTGAAaatgatggaggaggtggagaagctCTGTGACCGACTGGAGCTGACGAG CCTGCAGTCTCTGAATGAAATCCTGGCCGCAAGTTCAAAAGACGACAGCAAGACAGCCGTGGAGAAGCAG gtGCAGGAGGTGAATGCTCAGCTGCAGAGGGAGCGCGACGCGGAGGTCCAGGCGAGGCAGACGTCCCGCAGCGCCGACCAGGCGagcgggggaggaggagggggagggggaggtaaAGGCTGGAACGAGGAAGACCTCCAGCTGCTCATCAAAGCTGTTAATCTGTTTCCTGCTGGAACCAACGCCAG ATGGGAAGTTATTGCCAACTATATGAACCTGCACTCCACCAGTGGCATGAAGAGGACCGCCAAAGACGTCATCAACAAAGCCAAGAACCTGCAGCGACTCG ATCCAGGACAGAAAGACGAGATCAACAGAAAAGCTTTCGAGAAGTTTAAGAAGGAGCACACTTCAGTCGCTCCAACCATCGACAACGCTGCGCCTTCAGAGAGATTTGACG CCGCTGGTAGTGACGGTAACGCTGCCTCCTGGACTACTGAGGAACAGAAACTTCTGGAACAAGCCCTGAAGACCTACCCTGTCAGCACCGCTGAGAGGTGGGAGAAGATCGCTGCAGCTGTCCCAGGAAGAACCAAGAAAGACTGTATGAAGAGGTACAAG gagctggtggagaTGGTTAAAGCGAAGAAAGCTGCACAGGAACAAGTGGCTACAAAGAGTAAAAAATGA
- the pmpcb gene encoding mitochondrial-processing peptidase subunit beta — protein sequence MAASLQHLTSAGRFLLQRHLLKTNYLCRLPAGQHRLLSTQAAQQVVLNVPETKVTTLENGLRVASEDAGLTTCTVGLWIDAGSRYENERNNGTAHFLEHMAFKGTRKRSQLDLELEIENMGSHLNAYTSREQTVYYAKAFSKDLPRAVEILADIIQNSTLGEAEIERERGVILREMQEVETNLQEVVFDYLHATAYRSTALGRTILGPTENIKTINRGDLVEYITTHYKGPRIVLAAAGGVSHDELIDLAKYHFGKLPGRYKGEAPSLPACDFTGSEIRVRDDKMPLAHIAIAVEAVGWSHPDTIPLMVANTLIGNWDRSFGGGVNLSSKLAQMACQGNLCHSFQSFNTCYTDTGLWGLYMVCEPGTINDMMHFTQMEWMSLCTSVTDIEVARAKNLLKTNMLLHLDGSTPICEDIGRQMLCYSRRIPLHELEARIDAIDAKTIKDVCTKYIYNKAPAIAAVGPIEQLPDYNQIRSGMFWMRT from the exons ATGGCGGCGTCCTTACAGCACCTGACGTCTGCGGGGAGATTTCTCCTTCAAAGACATCTATTAAAGACAAATTATTTATGCAGG ctccCAGCTGGACAGCACAGACTGTTGTCCACTCAGGCTGCTCAGCAGGTGGTTCTCAATGTTCCTGAAACGAAGGTGACCACTCTGGAAAACGGACTCCGAGTGGCCTCTGAGGACGCGGGGCTCACCACCTGCACA GTGGGTCTGTGGATAGATGCCGGCAGTCGCTACGAGAACGAGAGAAATAATGGCACTGCACATTTCCTGGAACATATGGCTTTCAAG GGCACCAGGAAGCGCTCTCAGCTGGATCTGGAGTTGGAAATCGAGAACATGGGGTCTCACCTGAACGCCTACACCTCCAGAGAGCAAACTGTGTACTACGCCAAAGCTTTCTCGAAGGATCTTCCACGAG CTGTGGAGATCCTAGCGGACATCATCCAGAACAGCACTCTGGGCGAGGCCGAGatcgagagagagcgaggggtgATCCTCAGAGAAATGCAGGAAGTAGAGACCAACCTGCAGGAGGTGGTCTTTGACTACCTGCATGCTACCGCGTACAGATCCACCGCTCTGGGCAGGACCATCCTGGGCCCCACCGAGAACATCAA GACGATCAACAGAGGAGACCTTGTGGAGTACATCACCACTCACTACAAAGGTCCAAGAATAGTCctggctgctgcaggag gAGTTTCACACGACGAGCTCATTGACTTGGCGAAGTATCATTTTGGAAAACTTCCTGGCAGATATAAGGGTGAAGCCCCATCACTTCCTGCATGTGACTTCACAGGAAGTGAG ATCCGCGTGCGTGACGACAAGATGCCTCTGGCTCACATCGCCATCGCTGTGGAGGCGGTCGGGTGGTCACACCCCGACACCATCCCCCTCATGGTGGCAAACACGCTGATTGGAAACTGGGACCGCTCGTTTGGTGGAGGAGTG AATCTCTCTAGTAAACTGGCTCAGATGGCCTGTCAGGGAAACCTGTGCCACAGCTTCCAGTCCTTCAACACCTGCTACACAGACACGGGCCTGTGGGGACTCTACATGGTGTGTGAACCGGGCACCATCAACGACATGATGCATTTCACTCAGATGGAATG GATGTCTCTCTGCACGAGTGTGACGGACATCGAGGTGGCTCGAGCCAAAAACCTGCTCAAGACCAACATGCTCCTGCATCTGGATG GATCCACCCCCATCTGTGAGGACATCGGCAGACAGATGTTGTGCTACAGTCGAAGGATCCCTCTGCACGAGCTGGAGGCCAGAATTGAT GCCATCGATGCAAAGACCATTAAGGACGTGTGCACCAAATACATCTACAACAAAGCTCCCGCCATCGCAGCAGTTG gtCCGATTGAGCAGCTGCCCGACTACAACCAGATCCGCAGTGGGATGTTCTGGATGAGAACCTGA